The following are from one region of the Mustela lutreola isolate mMusLut2 chromosome 7, mMusLut2.pri, whole genome shotgun sequence genome:
- the LOC131835452 gene encoding multiple C2 and transmembrane domain-containing protein 2-like, with product MVFSRSRCGCFPHRGALSWSDFLGLQAAMEDKPSVWGSLKQWTRPLLINLSKRRVKKNPNKPLDLRARRSLDRRLSLSVPDLLEAEALAPEGRPYSGPQSLYTSVPRSLSMAGILPKSSSSSLKQSEEELDWSQEEAGYLRVVETDSEESYASPAEDRRPSSNGILDLLQKTPAGDEALEEPEKLCESGDLNASLTSQQFE from the coding sequence ATGGTATTTTCTAGGAGCCGCTGCGGTTGTTTCCCACACAGAGGAGCTCTCTCATGGAGTGACTTCCTGGGTCTTCAGGCAGCCATGGAGGATAAACCGTCTGTCTGGGGCTCTTTGAAACAGTGGACCAGGCCTTTGTTAATCAACCTGAGCAAGAGGAGGGTGAAAAAGAACCCAAACAAGCCCCTAGACCTACGGGCAAGGCGTTCCCTGGACCGCCGCCTCAGCCTCTCTGTCCCTGACCTCTTGGAGGCTGAGGCCTTGGCCCCAGAGGGCAGGCCTTACTCTGGGCCCCAGTCATTGTACACCTCGGTGCCCCGCAGCCTGTCGATGGCGGGGATCTTGCCCAAGAGCAGCAGTAGCTCCTTGAAACAGTCTGAGGAGGAATTGGACTGGAGCCAGGAAGAAGCCGGATACCTCCGTGTGGTGGAAACGGACTCCGAGGAGTCCTATGCCTCTCCCGCCGAGGACAGGAGGCCTTCTAGCAATGGCATCCTGGATCTGCTGCAGAAGACGCCGGCTGGAGACGAGGCCCTGGAAGAGCCAGAG